From Solanum lycopersicum chromosome 8, SLM_r2.1, the proteins below share one genomic window:
- the LOC101246648 gene encoding probable inositol transporter 2 isoform X3, with protein sequence MFFVLLFLLELVAFYLAMIQECIVSMAVAGAIIGAAIGGWLNDKFGRKSAILIADFLFFVGAVIMASAINSALLILGRVFVGFGVGMASMTAPLYISEASPAKIRGALVSTNGFLITAGQFLSYLINLAFTKAPGTWRWMLGVAGLPALLQFILMLLLPESPRWLYRKGRQEEAKTILRNIYSSEQVEVEIQALKESVDNEIEENRVSENINLFKLCQTKTVRRGLIAGVGLQVFQQFVGINTVMYYSPTIIQLAGIASNQTALLLSLVTAGLNAFGSIVSIYFIDRTGRKKLLVISLCGVVISLGFLSAVFHEATSTSPAVGMAETSRFAANFTCPAYHDAASASSWDCTRCLEASPSCGFCASPQNKLLPGACLMSNDIIKDSCHDQDSLWYSRGCPSRYGWLALLGLAFYILFFSPGMGTVPWIVNSEIYPLRFRGVCGGIAATTNWISNLIVAQSFLSLTHAIGTSWTFLVFGVISVVALLFVLICVPETKGLPIEEIEKILERRGLHMMFWKKRANEKNGGENDTNKEGDGDV encoded by the exons ATGTTCTTCGTCTTGCTTTTTCTGCTGGAATTGGTGGCCTTCTATTTGGCTATGATACAG GAATGTATAGTGAGCATGGCAGTTGCTGGAGCAATTATAGGTGCAGCAATTGGCGGTTGGCTTAATGACAAATTTGGGAGGAAAAGTGCTATACTCATTGCTGATTTCCTCTTCTTTGTTGGAGCTGTGATTATGGCATCAGCAATAAATTCAGCACTCCTCATACTTGGTAGAGTCTTTGTTGGATTTGGTGTTGGTATGGCATCAATGACTGCTCCTTTATACATATCAGAGGCTTCTCCTGCTAAAATTAGAGGTGCCCTTGTTAGTACCAATGGATTTCTCATCACTGCTGGACAATTCTTATCCTATCTTATTAACCTTGCTTTCACCAAG GCACCAGGCACCTGGAGATGGATGCTTGGAGTAGCAGGATTGCCAGCCCTCCTTCAGTTTATATTAATGCTTCTTCTTCCAGAATCGCCTCGTTGGCTTTATCGCAAG GGAAGGCAAGAGGAAGCTAAGACAATACTAAGGAATATATATTCATCTGAACAAGTTGAGGTCGAAATTCAAGCTCTTAAAGAATCAGTAGAcaatgaaattgaagaaaacagAGTATCTGAAAACATCAATCTCTTCAAACTATGCCAGACGAAAACAGTTCGTCGTGGACTAATAGCTGGAGTTGGTCTTCAAGTCTTCCAACAATTTGTAGGCATAAACACTGTCATGTATTACAGTCCTACTATCATTCAGCTGGCTGGAATTGCCTCGAACCAGACAGCTCTCCTTCTATCACTTGTTACAGCGGGGCTAAACGCTTTTGGCTCCATTGTGAGCATATATTTTATAGATAGGACTGGAAGGAAGAAGCTTCTTGTAATCAGCTTGTGCGGTGTTGTGATTTCTCTGGGGTTTCTATCAGCAGTGTTCCATGAGGCTACTTCAACTTCACCAGCAGTTGGTATGGCTGAGACATCTCGCTTTGCAGCAAATTTCACTTGTCCTGCTTACCATGATGCTGCTTCTGCTAGTTCTTGGGATTGTACTAGGTGTCTTGAAGCTTCTCCTAGTTGTGGCTTCTGTGCTTCACCTCAAAATAAG ttgCTACCTGGGGCATGCCTCATGTCTAATGATATAATTAAGGATTCTTGTCATGATCAAGATAGTTTATGGTACTCAAGAGGATGCCCTAGTAGATATGGATGGCTAGCCCTACTCGGGCTAGCGTTCTACATCCTTTTCTTCTCTCCGGGAATGGGTACTGTTCCATGGATTGTTAACTCGGAGATATACCCTTTAAGATTTCGAGGGGTTTGTGGAGGAATAGCTGCAACAACAAACTGGATTTCAAACCTTATTGTTGCACAATCCTTTTTGTCATTGACACATGCCATTGGAACATCATGGACTTTCCTTGTATTTGGAGTCATCTCTGTTGTAGCCTTGCTTTTTGTCCTGATTTGTGTTCCAGAAACTAAGGGGCTTCCTATTGAAGAAATTGAGAAGATTTTGGAGAGAAGAGGTTTACATATGATGTTTTGGAAGAAAAGGGCTAATGAGAAGAATGGTGGAGAAAATGATACCAATAAAGAAGGGGATGGAGATGTATGA